The Latilactobacillus sakei subsp. sakei DSM 20017 = JCM 1157 genome includes a window with the following:
- the thiT gene encoding energy-coupled thiamine transporter ThiT yields the protein MQHQRLLIQIEGAIIAAFAMALEYIPHTVGPSAIEVSFGIIPIIIYSLRRGAAAGMVSGLIWGLLDLVLRGLGNGSVLNVWQGLLEFTIAFMVVGLAGVLQKPVQASIQQNTKVKTIALLWSAAFIGTFAKYFCHFLAGAIYWGSYAPKGMNAWLYSLTVNGGSFVAGFILNGIVFGILLAMIPKLYLPKDMFLKVQSEE from the coding sequence ATGCAACATCAACGGTTATTGATTCAAATTGAAGGGGCCATTATCGCGGCATTTGCGATGGCTCTGGAATATATTCCGCATACTGTAGGGCCATCAGCGATTGAGGTTTCCTTTGGGATTATCCCCATTATTATCTATAGTCTCCGTCGCGGCGCCGCGGCTGGGATGGTTTCGGGTTTAATCTGGGGCCTTTTAGACCTCGTCTTACGAGGCCTCGGCAACGGGAGCGTTCTCAATGTTTGGCAAGGATTACTTGAATTTACGATTGCCTTCATGGTCGTTGGCCTAGCTGGCGTTTTACAAAAACCAGTTCAAGCAAGTATCCAACAAAATACCAAAGTAAAAACGATTGCGCTCCTTTGGTCCGCAGCTTTCATTGGTACTTTCGCCAAATACTTCTGCCACTTCTTAGCTGGGGCCATCTACTGGGGCTCATACGCGCCTAAAGGAATGAATGCTTGGCTCTATTCATTAACTGTGAATGGCGGTAGTTTCGTTGCCGGCTTCATCTTAAATGGTATCGTCTTTGGGATTTTATTAGCGATGATTCCGAAACTATACCTCCCAAAAGATATGTTTTTAAAAGTGCAATCTGAAGAATAG
- the xerS gene encoding tyrosine recombinase XerS, which produces MDQQRYLELCEQRLADLPDYVRKFYINRQANAYSSATLYQYLQEYVRFFSWLIDEQIVTVQTTKDIPLVALDKMKLEDIELYKIFLMNKRKANNHKLSFQAVNRSINALNALWYFLTIEAEQADGEPYFYRNVMKKVKLLKSSETMATRSRHIGQKLLTGDKKHDFIAFMQVDYPSALSNRQLASYTQNCERDIAICVLALTTGIRLSELAQANVSDLNLEQLTITVIRKGGQQDTVPIAPWGLPYLQDYVQIRQQRYLAANERALFVTKYRGQAKRISNYAIEKLVAKYSEAFGVRLTPHKFRHTLATDLMSATHSETIVATQLGQTTTQATHLYTHVVDDEQRSAMDKLE; this is translated from the coding sequence ATGGACCAACAACGTTATCTCGAACTATGTGAACAACGCTTGGCGGATCTTCCCGATTACGTCCGTAAATTTTATATTAATCGGCAAGCCAATGCATACTCCTCTGCAACGCTCTATCAATATCTCCAAGAATACGTCCGCTTCTTCTCCTGGTTAATTGACGAACAAATCGTTACTGTTCAAACGACTAAGGATATCCCTCTTGTTGCGCTTGATAAGATGAAATTAGAAGATATCGAACTCTATAAGATCTTTTTAATGAATAAACGAAAAGCAAATAATCACAAGCTCTCCTTTCAGGCTGTTAATCGCTCTATCAACGCTTTGAATGCGCTCTGGTACTTCCTGACGATTGAAGCCGAACAAGCCGATGGTGAGCCTTATTTCTACCGCAACGTCATGAAAAAAGTCAAACTGCTCAAATCATCCGAGACAATGGCCACTCGTTCCCGCCATATCGGTCAAAAGTTGCTCACCGGTGATAAAAAACACGACTTCATTGCCTTTATGCAAGTCGACTATCCCAGTGCGCTATCTAATCGCCAACTCGCTTCTTATACGCAGAATTGTGAACGGGATATTGCGATTTGCGTATTGGCACTCACTACCGGCATTCGTCTTTCCGAACTCGCCCAAGCTAACGTTTCTGATTTAAACCTTGAACAACTAACAATTACGGTTATTCGCAAAGGCGGTCAACAAGATACCGTGCCGATCGCACCTTGGGGTTTACCTTATCTGCAAGATTACGTTCAAATCCGGCAACAACGCTATTTAGCCGCTAACGAACGGGCCTTATTTGTCACAAAGTATCGCGGTCAAGCGAAGCGAATCAGTAACTATGCCATTGAAAAACTGGTAGCTAAGTACTCTGAAGCTTTTGGCGTTCGACTAACGCCGCATAAATTCCGTCATACACTCGCAACCGATCTGATGTCAGCGACCCACAGCGAAACGATCGTAGCGACCCAATTGGGCCAAACCACCACGCAGGCCACCCATTTGTATACGCACGTGGTTGATGACGAACAGCGCTCGGCAATGGATAAGCTCGAATGA
- a CDS encoding NADP-dependent oxidoreductase — MKAAQITKYSKDLNVTVKEIATPKPQANEVLIKVSYAAVNPLDLMNIHGSVKLIQDYSMPLTLGNEVVGEITAIGSNVTPFKPGDLVYTRLPLAKIGGFAEYVAVDANAIWYTPTNLSAKEAVAVPLTGLTAYQGLTEELAVEAGKTIFIPGGSGSFGQLAVPVAKSLGLTVIVSGNAAAREHILELGADQYLDYRTTDYWQVLNDVDYVIDTRGAQDIERELSIMKPGGRLLSLVAGPNKHFAITHQLPAWKRLLFGLVGKKWDKLASKAQVNYRFIFVRSDGQQLKKVTELVEKHHITPAIDPHDFDLDHVQDALELVANGKLAGKVVIRLTD; from the coding sequence ATGAAAGCAGCTCAAATTACAAAATATAGTAAAGATCTCAATGTGACCGTGAAAGAAATTGCCACCCCTAAGCCCCAAGCTAACGAAGTACTCATCAAAGTTAGCTATGCCGCAGTCAATCCGTTAGATTTAATGAATATTCACGGCAGTGTTAAGTTGATTCAAGACTATTCGATGCCATTAACCCTTGGCAATGAAGTCGTTGGTGAAATTACCGCTATCGGTTCTAACGTAACGCCTTTTAAACCGGGTGACCTAGTTTACACACGTCTACCACTTGCTAAGATTGGTGGTTTTGCAGAATACGTTGCGGTCGATGCCAATGCTATCTGGTATACACCTACCAATTTATCAGCTAAAGAGGCCGTTGCTGTCCCCTTGACCGGTTTAACCGCTTATCAAGGCCTCACGGAAGAATTAGCTGTTGAAGCAGGGAAGACGATTTTCATTCCTGGTGGTTCTGGCAGTTTTGGTCAATTAGCCGTGCCAGTCGCTAAATCTTTAGGCTTAACAGTCATTGTCTCAGGGAACGCTGCAGCACGTGAGCATATTCTAGAATTAGGTGCTGACCAATACCTTGATTACCGGACAACCGATTATTGGCAGGTATTAAACGATGTCGATTACGTTATCGATACTCGTGGGGCTCAAGATATCGAACGTGAACTTTCAATTATGAAACCCGGTGGCCGTTTATTAAGTTTGGTGGCAGGTCCTAATAAGCATTTTGCTATCACGCACCAATTACCTGCCTGGAAACGACTTTTATTTGGTTTAGTCGGTAAGAAGTGGGATAAACTCGCTAGTAAAGCTCAAGTTAACTACCGCTTCATCTTTGTGCGTTCGGATGGCCAACAACTTAAAAAAGTCACTGAATTAGTTGAAAAACATCACATTACACCAGCTATCGATCCACACGATTTTGATCTTGATCACGTTCAAGATGCACTGGAATTAGTTGCTAATGGTAAATTAGCCGGTAAAGTTGTAATTCGACTAACTGACTAA
- a CDS encoding TetR/AcrR family transcriptional regulator, whose translation MRTKEFETTAVLDKAMLVFWRQGYEQTSMQNLVDEMGIHRRSIYDTFGDKHQLFIAVLAHYHDQITATFNQIINDYSDLSSRLTAIFEAFINHPAQQPDGCLVVNTATALSTLEEDIQQLIKRYLQQEQAMLQRLLIEGQAELQPPIKSELLAATLQNALVGIRVMAKVNPDSEALIVTAHQTLQILPWKEAL comes from the coding sequence ATGCGCACGAAAGAATTTGAAACAACAGCCGTCTTAGACAAAGCAATGCTCGTTTTTTGGCGCCAGGGATATGAACAAACGTCGATGCAAAACCTAGTCGACGAAATGGGCATCCATCGTCGTAGTATTTATGATACGTTTGGTGATAAGCACCAGCTATTTATCGCAGTCTTAGCGCATTATCACGATCAAATCACCGCGACATTTAATCAAATCATCAATGATTATAGCGACCTTAGTAGTCGTTTGACAGCCATTTTTGAGGCGTTCATTAACCACCCGGCACAACAACCAGACGGCTGTTTAGTCGTTAATACGGCAACCGCGTTATCAACGTTAGAAGAAGATATCCAACAACTTATTAAACGCTATTTACAGCAGGAACAAGCAATGCTGCAGCGATTACTGATTGAAGGGCAAGCTGAGTTGCAGCCTCCTATTAAGAGCGAGCTATTAGCCGCAACACTTCAAAATGCATTGGTTGGCATTCGTGTCATGGCTAAAGTAAATCCAGATTCAGAGGCGCTAATCGTAACAGCACACCAAACACTTCAAATACTCCCATGGAAAGAGGCACTTTAA
- a CDS encoding DegV family protein encodes MTIKIVTDSSIQLTTAEQERYDIHIVPLTIQQGAESFVDGQTITRAEFLSRLQSATTEFPTTSQPTVGSFVELYDQLGADGSTILSIHCTGLLSGTIEGAHTAAQQSTSDVHVIDSKEIDRGLAYQVVAAAQDVEAGKTLTEIIAHLNEVRSKTETYVFLDSLDALQRGGRISRMAGLLTKLIKLKVIVRLTDTELEVIAKGRGLKTFTKEINNIREHLATQDVAEIGISHVGITDELSAKIQATLEQTQPHVPYTVALTSPVIMSHVGLGAFGVFYLTK; translated from the coding sequence ATGACAATTAAAATAGTAACCGATTCATCAATTCAATTAACTACAGCAGAACAAGAACGGTATGATATCCATATTGTGCCTTTAACGATTCAACAAGGTGCTGAATCCTTCGTTGACGGTCAAACAATTACCCGTGCCGAATTTTTAAGCCGCTTGCAAAGTGCAACGACTGAGTTTCCAACAACGAGCCAACCAACAGTCGGCAGTTTCGTTGAACTATACGACCAATTGGGGGCTGATGGCAGTACAATCTTATCAATCCACTGCACAGGGTTACTCAGCGGGACTATCGAAGGGGCGCATACAGCGGCCCAACAATCAACAAGTGACGTCCACGTCATTGATAGTAAAGAAATTGACCGTGGCCTGGCTTATCAAGTTGTCGCAGCCGCTCAAGATGTTGAAGCGGGGAAGACACTCACTGAAATCATTGCCCATCTTAATGAGGTTCGTAGCAAGACAGAAACCTACGTCTTTTTAGACTCACTAGATGCACTCCAACGCGGCGGACGTATTAGCCGGATGGCGGGGCTCTTAACAAAACTGATTAAACTCAAGGTGATTGTCCGCTTAACAGATACGGAATTAGAAGTGATTGCTAAGGGACGGGGGCTAAAGACCTTCACCAAAGAAATCAATAATATTCGCGAACACTTGGCCACTCAAGATGTTGCTGAAATTGGCATTTCACACGTCGGCATCACTGACGAACTATCCGCCAAAATCCAAGCAACGCTAGAACAAACCCAACCCCACGTCCCTTATACAGTCGCTTTAACGAGTCCCGTTATTATGAGTCACGTTGGTCTGGGGGCCTTCGGGGTTTTTTACCTTACGAAATAG
- the trhA gene encoding PAQR family membrane homeostasis protein TrhA — MMTNKRQQIIYEVWNAITHGVGFFGSLALVILLIVKSVQKSLSPVAIASLIVYGATLLALYLASTLFHCLAFTKAKRVFQIFDHSNIFLLIAGTYTPYCLIFIGHTAGISLLIAIWTLAIAGILTHIFSHGRYQRLETSIYVIMGWLCLLAGKTLYTNLSPSGFWLLVSGGVVFTVGALIYSFPKIPGLHLIWHFFVMLGTTLMFFSIYLNI, encoded by the coding sequence ATGATGACTAATAAACGACAACAAATTATCTACGAAGTTTGGAATGCCATTACACACGGTGTGGGCTTCTTCGGTAGCCTAGCATTGGTAATCCTCCTGATTGTTAAGAGTGTTCAAAAATCGCTATCCCCAGTTGCGATTGCTAGTTTAATCGTTTACGGTGCCACATTACTAGCGCTGTATCTCGCATCAACGTTATTCCACTGTTTAGCCTTTACGAAGGCCAAACGAGTTTTTCAAATATTCGATCATAGTAATATTTTCTTGTTAATCGCTGGCACCTATACACCATACTGTTTGATTTTTATCGGGCATACGGCGGGCATTAGTCTATTGATTGCGATTTGGACACTTGCAATTGCGGGCATTTTAACACATATTTTTAGCCACGGTCGCTACCAACGTCTAGAAACCAGCATTTACGTTATTATGGGCTGGTTATGCTTATTGGCAGGCAAGACGTTATACACTAACTTATCACCCTCAGGTTTTTGGTTGCTCGTCAGTGGTGGCGTCGTCTTCACAGTTGGCGCCTTAATCTACAGTTTTCCTAAAATTCCTGGATTACATTTGATTTGGCACTTTTTCGTAATGCTTGGAACGACATTAATGTTCTTTTCAATTTATCTGAACATCTAA
- a CDS encoding DUF1836 domain-containing protein, with amino-acid sequence MQSQEFKQWLSDFQALRLPQWGDFPDLELYMDQVINEVNKQLEPLLHVKITKTMINSYVKMAIIERPIKKRYNRDHLAELIIVSIMKLVFPLDVCKKGIQQALDNTSAGEAYDQFVALFNDEMANINAPASVNEFDLSESSLAIVQKVAVKSVIYKLIGTKLVEIG; translated from the coding sequence ATGCAATCTCAAGAATTTAAGCAGTGGCTTAGTGACTTTCAAGCCCTGCGCCTGCCGCAATGGGGAGATTTTCCGGATCTAGAGTTATATATGGATCAAGTGATTAATGAAGTCAATAAGCAACTAGAGCCACTCTTGCACGTTAAGATTACGAAAACGATGATTAACAGTTACGTTAAGATGGCCATTATTGAACGGCCAATTAAGAAACGCTATAACCGCGATCATCTAGCTGAATTGATTATTGTCAGCATTATGAAGCTTGTTTTCCCGCTAGACGTCTGCAAAAAAGGCATTCAACAAGCCCTAGATAATACTAGTGCCGGTGAAGCTTATGACCAATTTGTGGCCCTTTTTAACGATGAAATGGCCAATATTAATGCGCCTGCCAGCGTCAATGAATTTGACCTCAGCGAATCGTCGTTGGCTATTGTGCAAAAAGTAGCTGTTAAATCTGTTATTTATAAACTCATTGGTACAAAATTAGTCGAAATTGGCTAA
- a CDS encoding DegV family protein → MKIAVVTDSTAYLTEQQVKDHHLYVVPIPVILDGQVYDEGVDITSEEFYQKLKTAETFPSTSQPPLGEMLKLYEDLGNEGYDAVISIHLASTISGFVTTLKNAASTIDNIQVVPYDSGITVMLMGYLAMEAARMARDPEVTVEQITARLDDLRSTIDECFIVNDLQNLVRGGRLSNASAFIGSMLKIKPLLTFDDETNKITAFEKVRSLKKAYARAEQIFEETQERVDYPLRALIIHANDEAAALSWRDKLREKHPDLPIDISYFGPVIGAHLGEKAIALAWIKDFTKE, encoded by the coding sequence ATGAAAATTGCTGTAGTCACTGATAGTACTGCTTATCTCACAGAACAGCAAGTGAAAGACCATCATCTCTACGTTGTTCCGATCCCAGTAATTCTCGATGGACAAGTGTACGATGAAGGCGTCGACATTACATCTGAAGAGTTCTATCAAAAATTAAAAACAGCCGAAACATTTCCAAGCACCTCACAGCCTCCACTAGGCGAGATGTTAAAATTATACGAAGATCTAGGCAACGAAGGCTACGATGCCGTCATCAGTATCCACCTTGCCAGCACGATCTCCGGATTTGTGACAACTTTGAAAAATGCGGCCAGCACCATCGATAATATCCAAGTCGTGCCTTACGATTCTGGGATTACCGTGATGTTAATGGGCTATCTAGCAATGGAAGCAGCCAGAATGGCGCGCGATCCAGAAGTCACTGTTGAACAAATTACGGCCCGTCTTGATGACTTAAGAAGCACAATTGATGAATGCTTCATCGTCAACGACTTACAAAACTTAGTCCGTGGTGGCCGTCTATCAAATGCCTCTGCCTTTATCGGTAGCATGTTAAAGATTAAGCCATTATTAACATTTGATGACGAAACCAACAAGATTACAGCTTTTGAAAAGGTGCGTTCATTGAAGAAGGCCTACGCCCGCGCTGAACAAATCTTCGAAGAAACACAAGAACGTGTTGACTACCCATTACGGGCATTGATTATCCATGCCAACGATGAAGCGGCAGCACTATCATGGCGTGATAAACTCCGTGAAAAACATCCTGATTTACCGATTGATATCAGCTATTTTGGCCCAGTTATCGGTGCCCACTTAGGTGAAAAGGCAATTGCCCTAGCTTGGATTAAGGATTTCACGAAAGAATAA
- a CDS encoding NFACT RNA binding domain-containing protein, translating into MTFDGLMTHAVVNELNTTLADGKITKIQQPYANEVILTIRANRKTYPLLLSAHPSYARVQVTRVPYANPATPPNFAMTLRKYLDGAILEQIEQVESDRILRLTFKSRNELGDMQKLCLIIELMGRHSNVILINLETQKILDLIRHVGVSQNRFRFLMPGADYVNPPAPTGLNAFTTDLGTLDWLSYYNEDADEQIHWLQQQFQGMSRESALELQTRLMDHDNYLAVVTDFFKQFDQAQPTLTIGEKKSWFTAFPYQSLTGTQSHFETLSELLDQYYLHKAQRDRVQQQGGALIHFIRNEIQKDEKKLKKLQKTLKAADSADDYRIKGEILTTYLRQVERGMTEVTLPNFYDNNEPIKITLSNQISPSKNAQKYFSKYQKLRNSIAYVNDQMAKTEAELQYFYTIMAQIEIAEPKDLEDIKAELQAEGYLKIKKTGAKKQKRYKISEPEVFYATDGTRIFVGKNNYQNDQLTLKKAHKTDIWLHVKNIPGSHVIIDSPTPSEQTIQEAGNLAAYFSKARLSAAVPVDYIQVKKIKKPNGARPGFVIYEGQQTLYTTPDEALVQKLRNKPVQA; encoded by the coding sequence ATGACCTTTGACGGTTTAATGACTCACGCCGTTGTCAACGAGCTCAATACAACGCTTGCCGACGGTAAAATTACTAAAATCCAACAGCCTTATGCCAATGAGGTAATCTTAACCATCCGGGCTAATCGTAAAACATACCCCCTTTTGTTATCTGCACACCCTTCTTATGCACGAGTGCAAGTAACGCGGGTGCCTTATGCGAACCCTGCAACGCCACCAAATTTTGCGATGACGCTTCGTAAATATTTAGACGGTGCTATTTTAGAACAGATTGAACAAGTTGAAAGTGACCGAATTTTGCGTCTAACCTTTAAATCCCGTAACGAATTGGGCGACATGCAAAAGCTATGTTTGATTATCGAATTAATGGGTCGGCATAGTAATGTCATCTTGATTAACCTTGAAACTCAAAAAATCCTGGATTTAATTCGCCATGTTGGGGTTTCACAAAACCGGTTCCGCTTTTTAATGCCGGGGGCCGACTACGTTAATCCACCAGCACCAACTGGTCTAAATGCCTTTACGACCGATCTAGGAACTCTTGATTGGTTAAGTTACTATAATGAAGATGCCGATGAACAAATTCATTGGTTACAACAACAATTCCAAGGCATGAGCCGCGAAAGCGCCCTTGAATTGCAAACCCGTTTAATGGACCACGATAACTATTTAGCAGTCGTGACTGATTTCTTCAAGCAATTTGACCAAGCACAACCAACGTTAACAATTGGTGAAAAGAAATCATGGTTTACCGCCTTCCCTTATCAGAGCCTAACAGGGACGCAGAGCCATTTTGAAACGCTGAGTGAACTGTTAGACCAATACTATCTTCATAAGGCTCAGCGCGACCGTGTGCAGCAACAAGGTGGGGCCCTCATTCACTTCATTCGTAATGAGATTCAAAAGGATGAAAAGAAACTTAAAAAACTACAAAAAACGCTTAAAGCAGCCGATAGTGCCGATGATTATCGGATCAAAGGTGAAATTTTAACCACCTACTTACGCCAGGTTGAACGGGGCATGACCGAAGTGACGCTCCCTAATTTTTACGATAACAATGAACCTATTAAAATCACGTTATCCAATCAAATTAGTCCTTCCAAAAATGCACAGAAGTACTTCTCGAAATATCAAAAACTAAGAAACTCGATTGCCTATGTGAATGACCAAATGGCTAAGACAGAAGCTGAATTACAATATTTCTACACAATTATGGCCCAAATTGAGATCGCTGAACCTAAGGATTTGGAAGATATCAAGGCCGAATTACAGGCTGAAGGCTATCTTAAGATTAAGAAAACAGGCGCTAAGAAACAAAAACGCTATAAGATTAGTGAACCAGAAGTTTTCTATGCGACAGATGGCACGCGAATCTTTGTCGGGAAGAATAACTATCAAAATGATCAGTTGACCTTGAAAAAAGCACATAAAACCGATATCTGGTTGCATGTTAAGAATATTCCGGGTTCCCATGTGATTATTGATAGTCCGACACCGTCTGAACAAACGATTCAAGAAGCCGGTAACTTAGCGGCCTACTTCTCGAAGGCCCGCTTATCAGCTGCTGTGCCAGTTGATTACATTCAAGTTAAGAAAATTAAGAAACCAAACGGTGCCAGACCAGGTTTTGTCATTTACGAAGGACAACAAACCCTCTATACGACACCGGACGAAGCACTCGTTCAAAAGTTACGTAATAAACCAGTGCAAGCCTAA
- the pyrE gene encoding orotate phosphoribosyltransferase, producing the protein MTTIAEQVAQALIDIKAVSLSPNQPFTWASGLKSPIYCDNRLTIGYPKVRKLIASQLAAAIKAQFPEVEVIGGTATAGIPHAAWIAAELDLPMVYIRSKPKDHGQGRQIEGPFTAGQKMVLIDDLISTGGSVLQAAQAAQKEGAEILGVFGIFSYELAAGRKNFEQAGFPLMTLSNFSALLAVEQAADNLTPEQATSLNEWRQDPQAWSDAH; encoded by the coding sequence ATGACAACAATTGCCGAACAAGTCGCACAAGCCTTAATCGATATCAAAGCAGTGAGCCTCAGTCCAAATCAACCCTTTACTTGGGCAAGTGGCCTCAAAAGTCCCATTTACTGTGACAACCGCCTCACAATTGGCTACCCTAAGGTCCGCAAGTTAATTGCCAGTCAATTAGCCGCTGCCATCAAAGCCCAATTCCCAGAAGTTGAAGTCATTGGTGGCACTGCAACCGCTGGGATTCCACATGCTGCTTGGATTGCAGCTGAACTTGATCTACCGATGGTTTATATTCGCTCTAAACCAAAGGACCACGGTCAAGGGCGTCAAATCGAAGGACCCTTTACAGCCGGTCAAAAAATGGTCTTAATTGATGATTTAATTTCAACTGGCGGTAGCGTACTGCAAGCTGCTCAAGCTGCACAAAAAGAAGGGGCTGAAATCCTAGGCGTCTTTGGGATTTTCTCATACGAATTGGCTGCTGGTCGCAAGAACTTCGAACAAGCCGGGTTCCCACTGATGACCCTTTCTAACTTTTCAGCATTATTAGCCGTTGAACAAGCTGCCGATAATCTGACACCAGAACAAGCAACATCCTTAAATGAATGGCGCCAAGATCCACAAGCCTGGTCAGACGCACATTAA
- the pyrF gene encoding orotidine-5'-phosphate decarboxylase translates to MTNPVIIALDFPNWQKTDQFLQQFPKDEALFVKIGMELFYQEGPQLIKTLKARGYRIFLDLKLYDIPNTVQSAMTVIGQLGVDYTTIHAAGGQTMLQAGAAGLKAGAKQANVKPAKLLAITQLTSTNEAQMQQEQLVSVSLPESVAHYAQLAQQSDCDGVICSAQEITTIKSKTATDFLCVTPGIRPATSQNNDQKRAVTPLAAAQMHSNGIVVGRPITQASDPYQAYQAIKSEWESFK, encoded by the coding sequence ATGACAAATCCCGTAATTATCGCGCTAGACTTTCCCAATTGGCAAAAAACAGACCAATTTCTACAACAATTTCCCAAAGACGAAGCACTATTCGTAAAAATCGGCATGGAACTTTTTTATCAAGAAGGGCCGCAGCTCATTAAAACGCTCAAAGCACGCGGCTATCGGATCTTCCTCGATTTAAAGCTTTACGATATTCCAAATACAGTTCAAAGTGCAATGACGGTTATCGGTCAATTAGGCGTCGATTACACGACGATACACGCAGCTGGTGGGCAAACAATGCTGCAAGCCGGTGCCGCTGGCTTAAAAGCGGGCGCTAAACAAGCCAACGTCAAACCCGCCAAGTTATTAGCCATCACGCAATTAACGTCAACCAATGAGGCTCAAATGCAACAGGAACAACTCGTTTCTGTCAGCCTGCCTGAATCGGTGGCACATTACGCACAACTCGCGCAACAATCCGACTGTGACGGGGTAATCTGTTCTGCACAAGAGATTACCACCATCAAAAGTAAGACCGCTACAGATTTTCTCTGCGTTACACCAGGTATTCGTCCCGCAACGAGCCAAAATAACGACCAAAAACGGGCAGTCACACCACTTGCGGCCGCTCAGATGCATAGTAACGGCATCGTTGTTGGGCGCCCAATTACGCAAGCCAGTGATCCTTATCAAGCTTACCAAGCTATCAAATCAGAATGGGAGTCTTTCAAATGA
- a CDS encoding dihydroorotate dehydrogenase — translation MTSDLHVSLPGLELKNPIMPASGCFGFGQEYGRYYDLNLLGAIIIKAATKEPRLGNATPRVAETPSGMLNAIGLQNPGIEAIMTEKLPWLAERYPDLPIIANVAGNTEADYVAVCERISQAPNVHAIELNISCPNVAHGGLEFGTSPEAAATLTKACVAVSQVPVYVKLSPNVTDIRPIAKAVEAAGAAGFSLINTLVGMRIDPKTRQPILANQTGGLSGPAIKPVAIRLVHQVRSISNLPIIGMGGIATAGDALELMAAGANAIAVGTANFSEPFACPNIIKALPDELAKYDLHDFKTFAVNQEVL, via the coding sequence ATGACTAGCGATTTACACGTGTCTTTACCCGGCTTAGAACTGAAGAACCCCATTATGCCAGCATCAGGCTGTTTTGGCTTTGGCCAAGAGTACGGCCGGTATTACGATCTTAATTTACTCGGCGCAATTATCATTAAAGCCGCGACAAAAGAACCCCGCTTAGGGAATGCCACGCCAAGAGTTGCCGAGACACCCAGTGGGATGTTAAACGCAATCGGTTTGCAAAACCCAGGGATTGAAGCCATTATGACTGAAAAGCTACCTTGGTTGGCAGAACGTTACCCAGACCTACCAATTATCGCCAACGTTGCGGGAAATACCGAAGCAGACTATGTCGCTGTCTGTGAACGAATTAGCCAAGCACCGAACGTTCATGCGATTGAATTAAACATCTCTTGCCCCAATGTCGCACACGGCGGCTTAGAGTTCGGAACTTCACCAGAGGCCGCCGCGACTTTAACGAAAGCCTGTGTTGCAGTTAGCCAGGTCCCCGTCTACGTCAAACTCTCACCAAACGTCACCGACATTCGACCGATAGCTAAGGCAGTCGAAGCAGCGGGGGCAGCTGGCTTCTCACTAATCAATACCTTAGTTGGGATGCGTATTGATCCAAAGACCCGGCAACCAATCCTCGCTAATCAAACTGGAGGCCTCTCAGGCCCAGCCATCAAGCCAGTCGCAATCCGCCTAGTTCATCAAGTGCGTTCGATTTCCAACCTCCCGATTATTGGGATGGGCGGAATCGCAACAGCGGGGGATGCACTCGAACTGATGGCAGCTGGTGCTAACGCGATTGCTGTTGGCACGGCTAATTTCAGTGAACCATTTGCTTGTCCCAATATCATCAAGGCGCTCCCTGATGAACTTGCTAAGTACGATTTACATGACTTTAAAACATTCGCCGTTAACCAGGAGGTTCTATAA